In Physeter macrocephalus isolate SW-GA chromosome 2, ASM283717v5, whole genome shotgun sequence, a single window of DNA contains:
- the LOC112067628 gene encoding calmodulin-regulated spectrin-associated protein 3-like encodes MRPACSAVAWARPGRVPPHTDWEASSTADRTPPHPSPRRAPSPSSLMSPSRLPGSREREWENGSNASSPASVPEYTGPRLYKEPSAKSNKFIIHNALSHCCLAGKVNEPQKNRILEEIEKSKANHFLILFRDSSCQFRALYTLSGETDELSRLTGYGPRTVTPAMVEGIYKYNSDRKRFTQIPAKTMSMSVDAFTIQGHLWQSKKPTTPKKGSSTPK; translated from the exons ATGCGTCCTGCCTGCTCGGCTGTGGCCTGGGCTCGCCCTGGCCGGGTCCCACCACACACTGATTGGGAGGCTTCGTCCACCGCTGAccgcacccctccccacccctccccccgcagGGCTCCATCTCCATCCAGCCTCATGTCCCCAAGCCGCCTGCCTGGCAGCCGAGAACGTGAGTGGGAAAACGGCAGCAACGCCTCCTCCCCGGCCTCAGTGCCTGAGTACACGG GTCCGCGGCTGTACAAGGAGCCGAGCGCCAAGTCCAACAAGTTCATCATCCACAACGCCCTGTCGCACTGCTGCCTGGCGGGCAAGGTGAACGAGCCGCAGAAGAACCGCATTCTTGAG GAGATCGAGAAGAGCAAGGCCAACCACTTCCTGATCCTCTTCCGCGACTCAAGCTGCCAGTTCCGGGCCCTATACACGCTGTCCGGGGAGACGGACGAGCTGTCGCGGCTGACAGGCTACGGCCCCCGGACGGTCACGCCCGCCATGGTGGAGGGCATCTACAAGTACAACTCGGACCGAAAGCGCTTCACCCAGATCCCCGCCAAGACCATGTCCATGAGTGTGGATGCCTTCACCATCCAGGGGCACCTCTGGCAGAGCAAGAAGCCCACCACTCCCAAGAAGGGCAGCAGCACCCCCAAATAG